The following is a genomic window from Staphylococcus saccharolyticus.
AATAGACATGCAACATCATTATACTGTGCTAACCATACAATACCTTTCGTTCTCACTATATTTTGAGGCAAGCGTTCTAACCATTGATGAAATCTTTTTGCGTGGAAAGGCAATCTTCTTGTATACGCAAAAGATGAAATACCATACTCTTCGGTTTCAGGTGTATGCGTCGCATGGCCACCCTCTGTTAATTCTTTAATCCACCCCGCAGACTCACTTGCTTTCTCAAAATCAAATAACGCGTGTTAAGCACATCAGATAATTCTACTTCTGAGTTAACTGTTTTTATAATCTTTGCTTCTGGTTGCAAAGCACGTAGTACTTTTTCTAATTTTTCTAGAGCTTCATCGCTAATTAAATCAATTTTATTGATGATCATCACATCACAAAACTCTACCTGATCAATAAGCAAGTCAGCAATGGTACGTTTGTCATTCTCATCTAAACTCTCATCACGATCAGCTAATAAGTCTTCACTTCGTATATCATTAACAAAGTGGTTTGCATCTACAACGGTTACCATTGTATCTAATCGACATATTGAAGTTAAATCAATACCCAACTCTTCATCTATGTATGAGAATGTTTGAGCTACTGGTACAGGTTCGGATATCCTTGTAGATTCAATGACAATTTGATCGATACCACCATTTTTGACCAACCGTTCTACCTCTCGTAACAAATCATCTCTTAATGTACAGCAAATGCATCCATTAGAAAGTTCTACTAACTTTTCATCAGTTCACGATAAACCACCACCTTCTGCTACTAAATCTTTATCAATATTTACTTCACTCATATCATTCACAATGACAGCAATACGACGACCTTCTCTATTTTTTAAAATATGGTTAAGTAGTGTTGTTTTTCCTGAACCCAGATATCCACCTAATACAGTTACTGGTATTTTAGCCATTTAAAGAACCCTCTCTTTGAAAATAGTAATTATTGCGCTTTACATTCTATAAAAAGTCCCTTCTTTTATCAACACTAATATTTTTAAAAATCAATTTATGAATAACACAATTAAAAAGGTTAGCCAGAAATTCATCATTTCTAACTAACCTATAACTTATTATTTTATTTAAATTTTAGATATTTTCATCAATAAAATAATTAAAAACCCATGTAATGCCATTCAGATTATCTTTTACTTCTGCATGATAGGCATTAAAGAATGTTTTATCTAGTTTAACTTTAATACTTCCACCATCATCCACCAATCGTTGATAGACACGCTCTAGTTCTTCCTTAGAATCACATTCGATAATAAGGTGTGGATGTTTAGAAACTGGATGTTTATGAAACGTATCAGAAAAATGAACAAACGTTTGATTACCTATAATAAGCTGGGCATGGTATGTCTTACCATCTTTACCCAACAAAATTTCTGTATTAGCATTAAATACATCTTTATAATAACATAATGATTTATCTACATCTTTTACATAAATAAATGGACTTACATTCTTCATAAATCCCTCCGAGAATTTAGACTTTAAGTTTGTTTAACAAATATATATTAAACCTTTTTAAATTTCAAAAATACAAACCTATACTTTTTTGTTATTTAATAATACTTCGCTACAACAAAACCACTCCCGCATGGAGTGGTTTTGATTAGTATTTAGGTTCACCATTTACAAGAATACTTCTTAAGAAGTCGATGACTTTTTTAGAGAATTGAATTAAATCACCCAAGAATTTCATCTCCTCTTAATGATTGATACATATTCATTATAAAACGTCAAAGCTTTAATAAATCAATTTTGCCTAACTGACGAACATAAATACTAAAACGTCGATAAAATGATGTAATTTTACATTTTAAATTTATATTTATATATTTACAAACTAAATATTCACTTATGAACCAAAATTAACTCCCTTATTTTAAATACTCATGTAACCATGTTACTTTTATGGAAGAAAATGATACTTATCGCAGTAATAATAGATAATAAACCAAATAGAATTGAATCTTGCCTAATACTATCTAAAAATATACCTCCGATAACTGGAGCTAATAGCGCCCCCAAGTATTGTAAACCAGCCAACGAGTAATATGACCCCTTATAATTAACATCAGATAACTCATCTATACGTATATCTATCATTGTAAAAACTAACATCTCAGCAATCGTAAATCCTATCATTGCTAAGCATTTAAATATTATATAATCCGCCGTACCGAGGAGAAATAAACTTATCGGCATAAGAATAGCTCCTGTTATAATTGATGTTTTTACGGAAGTAATTTTACTGAATAAATAGATACAAAATTGGCAAGTAATGACAGTAATACCATTTACAGATAATAACAGTGCAAATAATTTTGAAGCATCATGATGCTTATAATGTAAGGCAAAAAATTGAGGCAATATACTGGTCATCACGGTATAACCAAAAACAAATAACACTAAACCAGTGATTAAACAAGAATATGCTCTATCATCACGAAATATTGTATATATACATTTTACATCGATTTTTGACGTGACATTTTTACTATCCAAATCTATTTTAAGAATGAAAAACGCATATATAAACGCATTAAAATTGAAACAATAAGCCATAAAAATAATATAACAAATAATATTTACACCTAAAAATTGTAGTTGAACCGACAATAATGGCGCTAATGTCGCAGAAATATTGATAAGATAATAACGGATATTAAACACGATATCTTTATATTTTTCATCAGTATAAATGGCCATAATTGTTTTATATGTTGGAGAAAGAAGGCTACTTCCTATACCATTAACTAATGCAAATACTATAAATAAACCGTATTGGTTGATTAATGGAAAGCACAGAAAACTTATTGCTGATAGAAATAGACCAATAAAGATAATGATTTTTTTATTAATCTTATCTATTAAAGGTGCTGCTATAAAGCTCATGAACAGTGACGTTATTGCAAATGTTGAAACAATGAATCCAATTTCCAAACCGCTATAGTAATAAGTTTGAGCTAAATATATTGATAAAAAAGGTATGATTAAAAAATAACTAAATCTTTCTAGAAACGTAGCTATAAAAAGTATATATATAATTTCAGGTAAATTTTTCAACCAAAATCACCTTTATTTGGTTAAAGAGGTGCCCATATAACATTCTTTCTATACCAATCATTGACTATATTCATTCTAGAAATGAGTTCATTTTCATTATTTCCCTCGATTAAAATAGATATGATATGATCAACACTTAATTGTGCATCATTATATACCTTATTTTCTTTAGCTATATTTTTAATTTTTACTATCCACTCATAGTCTAAATCCTTTTTTATTCCTTTAAAAATTCCACTTTGAGGTGGCAATAAGACAAAGCCAGAATATGTTTTAATTGGCTGTTGTTGAATGTCACGAGCATGAGTCTCATCCACTTGCAAACATAAACTTTCTTTATTTAACTGTATGTGTGTTGAATGATAAATTGCATTTCCTACTTCGCCACCTCCAGTCCTACTTCCTATTTCACACAAATATACCTTATGATTGTTAGTTATAAAATATTCAGCATGAAAAGAACCATTTGTAAAACTTGGTAAAGTATCGATTACTATTTCAGTTTTATGTTTTAAAGTTAAATTTATCTCATTATTTTCTTCAATCATATAACTAGATAACGGTTGGTTTTTTTGAAATTCCAAACAACCATTATAATATTTAGAAACATAGGATAGGAACACTTCATTGTTGTGAACCAATCCATCAATATGATACATTTCTCCATTGATAAATTCCTCGACTTCAAAATCATCTATTGTTTTATGTTCTTCAAAAAAGCTGTCAATATCATGTTGGTTTTTTGCAATAAACACATGAGTAGATCCTGAACCATAAATAGGTTTGAGGACTACAGGATAATTGTTTTGAGACACAAAATTTTCAACTTGCTTTTTTGAAATGACCTTTTCAAATTGAGGAATATTAACAGCTGTTCCATATAGTAACTGTTTCATTAAAACTTTATTTCTATATGCTTCTGCACTTATCAAAGATTGGCCAGGTAAATTTAATATTTCTCTTAGCCTAGCACTTCGCTTCACATCAAATTCCGAGATAGATAAAACATGAGTGATATTATATAATTTACTCAACTGAATTGCTTTTATTTCTACATTTACATTATTCAAATAGTTCTCAAACGATTCAATCATTAAAAAATTATTTTTATTAAATGTATATTCTTTTTCTTTCGGACAAAAGAGTATAACATCATCTTTTGTGTTTAAAAACCATTGATCATAAGGTGTTTTCATCCCATCGGTACTAGATAGTATAATTACCGTCATTGTATCTCAACCTTTATAAATTCTTCGATTTTATTTATGATATTTTCGATTTCTTTAGTACTTCGACCTTCTAAAATAATATTTGCAACGAAACAACTAGAAAAATGTTCAGGTGGCATAACTACTTTATCGCCTGCCTCTTTTAAAGGTATGACAAGTTTCACACCGGGTATTTCCATGATATTATCCAAGCCCTCAATTTTTTTAAACGTTCCACTTTGATGTGCTCTTATACTGTAATAACATAATTTTTTATTATTTTTTTCAAAATCAGGCCATTGTTTTTTCACGTCATTCCCAACTGATACATCTATAATTTTTTCAATAAATGAGTATCCTGAAGATAATCTAATAAGATGTGATGTAATAAAACCTCCAGCTGGTCTTGCTGCCACCTCTATGACTTTAAAACCTTCTTTAGTCAATCTACCTTCTAAATGAAATGCACAGTTATCAATTTCTAAAATTTGAATCGCTAACGTTGCGCGTCCCTTAATTTCATCTTTCACATGTTTAGGTTTATCAGATGGAAAGAAAGCAATATATTCTAAGGAAAAATCATCTGTCACTCTCTTGTCAGTTATACCTGCTATAAATACCTCATTATTTTGTACAACGCCTTCAACAGAGAATTCTTCTCCTTCGATATACTCTTCATAGATATATTCATTAGGATAATACGTATAAACCTTATCATTTTTAGGAGAGGTAGCATCAACTAATGAATGAAAAATATTTTCTAAATGCTGAGCACTTTCAATCTTAAAAATCCCCTTACTACCTGAAGCACCAACAGGCTTTAATATACCTGGTATTCCGATATAATCTACTGCTATTCTTAAATCTTCCAAACTTTCAACCCGTTGGAATTTTGGAGATAAGTTTTTAATATTCGAAATTGCTTGTCTCATGTTATATTTATTTCTTACATTTTGGACGATTTCAGGATTTACACCAGGCAACCCTAACTCTTTATTTAAATACGACACAAGTTCTACATCTTTATCTGACCAAGTCAAAATACCACTAATTTTTACGTTTTTGTGATATTCCATAACTTTATTAATCGTTTGTCGGATATCATAAGAATCAATAATGATTAGCTCATCCAATAAATTCCCAATAAACTTGGGTTCTTTATCTGCCATCAATACCACTCGATATCCTAAATTCTTTGCTTCAATAATTGGTTGAACCCTCTCTACTTTATGACTTCTTATATTTATAAATAATAGGGTTTTCATTCCTTGTCACCTGCTTTATATATTTATGTATTCTTGTTGGTACCATTCTCTGTTATATATATCATTTTTAATATCTGTCTTAGCTTTTTTACACACATCTAACCAAGCTTGAAATAATTGTTTTAAAATTTCTTGATAATACATAGCAACTGCAAGATCATATTCACTATAGCTTTTTCCAAATTGTTTCATTAATCTTAAATCAAAGAAGGCATTATAAATATAACCTTCATTTGAAATGGATCCTGGGCATCTGATAGCGTGTCTCACTTTAGCAAACACGTGACCTTTATGGTGCTGATCACTCCACTGTGTGATATCTGCCATAGCCGGTGGAAAATAAAAATGGCGAGTGATACGAGTTTGATTATTCAAAAAATTTCCTGGGGTATAATGCCAGCTATTATATTCCATTCTTTTACTTATAGCAGTTAATATTCCTATTAACACTTTGGTATTACTTTGAAAGGCTTTTTTCATATTTGCACTTGGAACAACACAGCAAAAATATTCATTCTGTTTCCAATTAAAAATCTCTTCTAGTTCATCATTTTGATGTGCCTCATGAAACTTCAAAGGTGACCTAAATCCTCGAGCCATTCCAATATCAGATGATGTTTTAGAAATTGCTTTATTAATAATAATATTCATTATTTTGTCGATAATTTTAAATGGTTGCGAATAAAGATTGTTTTCAATAATTTGGTAGAAGAAATGATAAAAATCTATAGAAAATTCGACATTAGTTAGTTGTTCTAAATCTTTTTTTAAATATTCATCACTTATTTTGGATAACTCATTTTTTTCAATATATTTTTCTTCTTTATGTAAGTTAATTCCATTAATAAGTCTATATATTAAAAATTTATCTTCTATCTCTGTTCTCATTACATATGTTAGCTGTGCCTTCTCTTCAATCCTACAATCGTTATTTGTTTTAATTTGTAGAATGTCACTATATTCTTGAATTTTCTGATCGAAATATTCATTTAAAAATGACAGCGAAAAGTGAATTCCATTGACTTCTTCGCCACGTGATGGCGGTCCAGATTTGAGTAATAAGTACATATTAAAAACAAATATTTTCTCTGACTGCTTCCAATCATTTATATTTTTAATCAGTAAATCATTTAATAAAAATTCATTTGTATCTCCATCAAACTCTTCTACTAAGTTATTATAATTATAGAAAGTGCTGAAAGTTTGATCATTTAAATAGAGTAATATTGGTGCCATATGATATATATTGAACTTTATAAACTTTAATATTTCATTAATTTCGGTTCGATTTTTATTTTCAAAAAAAGGGATTAATTGTTCTTTGTAAAGCATACCTTCTTTTTCTTTACTTTTTCTAACTTTATCGTTAATAACTTTAATCATTGAATCTTTGACGATAAAACATCCTAAAATATAAGTATATTCATCATAAAAATTATCTTTACCTAGAA
Proteins encoded in this region:
- a CDS encoding MFS transporter — encoded protein: MKNLPEIIYILFIATFLERFSYFLIIPFLSIYLAQTYYYSGLEIGFIVSTFAITSLFMSFIAAPLIDKINKKIIIFIGLFLSAISFLCFPLINQYGLFIVFALVNGIGSSLLSPTYKTIMAIYTDEKYKDIVFNIRYYLINISATLAPLLSVQLQFLGVNIICYIIFMAYCFNFNAFIYAFFILKIDLDSKNVTSKIDVKCIYTIFRDDRAYSCLITGLVLFVFGYTVMTSILPQFFALHYKHHDASKLFALLLSVNGITVITCQFCIYLFSKITSVKTSIITGAILMPISLFLLGTADYIIFKCLAMIGFTIAEMLVFTMIDIRIDELSDVNYKGSYYSLAGLQYLGALLAPVIGGIFLDSIRQDSILFGLLSIITAISIIFFHKSNMVT
- a CDS encoding ATP-grasp domain-containing protein — translated: MTVIILSSTDGMKTPYDQWFLNTKDDVILFCPKEKEYTFNKNNFLMIESFENYLNNVNVEIKAIQLSKLYNITHVLSISEFDVKRSARLREILNLPGQSLISAEAYRNKVLMKQLLYGTAVNIPQFEKVISKKQVENFVSQNNYPVVLKPIYGSGSTHVFIAKNQHDIDSFFEEHKTIDDFEVEEFINGEMYHIDGLVHNNEVFLSYVSKYYNGCLEFQKNQPLSSYMIEENNEINLTLKHKTEIVIDTLPSFTNGSFHAEYFITNNHKVYLCEIGSRTGGGEVGNAIYHSTHIQLNKESLCLQVDETHARDIQQQPIKTYSGFVLLPPQSGIFKGIKKDLDYEWIVKIKNIAKENKVYNDAQLSVDHIISILIEGNNENELISRMNIVNDWYRKNVIWAPL
- a CDS encoding ATP-grasp domain-containing protein, coding for MKTLLFINIRSHKVERVQPIIEAKNLGYRVVLMADKEPKFIGNLLDELIIIDSYDIRQTINKVMEYHKNVKISGILTWSDKDVELVSYLNKELGLPGVNPEIVQNVRNKYNMRQAISNIKNLSPKFQRVESLEDLRIAVDYIGIPGILKPVGASGSKGIFKIESAQHLENIFHSLVDATSPKNDKVYTYYPNEYIYEEYIEGEEFSVEGVVQNNEVFIAGITDKRVTDDFSLEYIAFFPSDKPKHVKDEIKGRATLAIQILEIDNCAFHLEGRLTKEGFKVIEVAARPAGGFITSHLIRLSSGYSFIEKIIDVSVGNDVKKQWPDFEKNNKKLCYYSIRAHQSGTFKKIEGLDNIMEIPGVKLVIPLKEAGDKVVMPPEHFSSCFVANIILEGRSTKEIENIINKIEEFIKVEIQ
- a CDS encoding VOC family protein, with amino-acid sequence MKNVSPFIYVKDVDKSLCYYKDVFNANTEILLGKDGKTYHAQLIIGNQTFVHFSDTFHKHPVSKHPHLIIECDSKEELERVYQRLVDDGGSIKVKLDKTFFNAYHAEVKDNLNGITWVFNYFIDENI